The Micromonas commoda chromosome 6, complete sequence genome includes the window cgtAAACGGGACCGGGATCGGGCCGAACGAGACGGAACGCAGGGATGGAACGCGTTCGGTGactcaccgacgcgtcgaggatgaACGCGTGGTACTGCCCCAGCAGCTCGGCTGGTTTGTCCGAGTGCACGAACGTCTCCGCAGGGCACTCCTTGTAgagcacctccgcgccgtcttcGTAGCCGCTGCGGTTGCGCTTCTGTTTGGTTCGCGCCAAGACGTCGATCGCCTGCTTGGGTCCGTCGTAGTCGGCGAAGAGAGCCCTCGGGTCGAGCAACCTCGGGTCGATCTTGGCTGGCGCCAGGTACCCGATGCACACGACGTAAATCTCCGCCGAGGTTCCGCGAGACGCCACCGGTTTGGTGCTCTCCACCTTCTTGAACAGCTGCTGCATGGAGTAGAGCAGCGCGTGGTACTCGGTGGAGCGGAACACCTTCGTCACGAACcatccgccctcgcggagaaACTCCGAGGCGAGGCGGAGCGAGTCGAGCGTGAGCGCCGCCTGGGTGTaggactcggcggcgaagttGCCGCCGACGTTTGGAGCGCCGTCGTTCATGACGATGTCGTACTTGGTGCCCTCCGGGGTGACCCTGCGAAGCTGCGCGCGGCACGACTGCGTGGTGATGTCGTCCACGAAGGTGGTGCACCCGCGGATGGGCTTGATTggcgcgaggtcgacgcccACGATGAGCGACGACATCGGCATGTACTTTTGCGCCACCTGGAGCCaaccgccgggggcggcgcagaggtccatgcacgcgcgcgcgccgctgaAGAAGTCATACTTGCGGTTGAGCTGGACGAGCttgaacgacgc containing:
- a CDS encoding predicted protein: SRTDKFYYLAKEQGFRSRASFKLVQLNRKYDFFSGARACMDLCAAPGGWLQVAQKYMPMSSLIVGVDLAPIKPIRGCTTFVDDITTQSCRAQLRRVTPEGTKYDIVMNDGAPNVGGNFAAESYTQAALTLDSLRLASEFLREGGWFVTKVFRSTEYHALLYSMQQLFKKVESTKPVASRGTSAEIYVVCIGYLAPAKIDP